A genome region from Alkalimarinus coralli includes the following:
- a CDS encoding HDOD domain-containing protein, with protein MPIAVKLNQYLSRQNVFVHEIHHERAGSLNCAISKANLTPEATLKSALLIDVKGVLMAVYPYPAELNVDAINQLLGRNLQPLTQEQSDKLFTDCEAGAHPPIGAAYGISTIIDDSLLEQDLFYLQSGCNTTMLQMDGRAFRLSIAGASKGKIATWKQGADGGAFINNGDLSIDDVAKKLEKLYRLPPMPAIAVKILHLVTDPDSSVGELAEVIECDPSLAAQIMRYSRSALFNYQGDIRSVQDAVNIVLGFERVAHIAMGVAASKAFNIPNEGPLGLDAFWKHTLYSATLCQHIAQKLPAEVGVDPGLAYLVGLLHNFGLLLVGHLFPPEFCMLNKLRDANPEQSMATIEKQVFGMGGAQDLIALGHGTIGGILLRMWNLPEEVVKSAAMHQVIGYEGDCQSYVQLVQLANCLLKPHGIGDELNEQDPAPLIEALGLTAERTQEISDAALARCGDLDAMAAEMAA; from the coding sequence GTGCCAATTGCAGTTAAGTTAAATCAGTATCTGAGTCGTCAGAATGTGTTTGTTCATGAGATTCACCATGAGCGAGCAGGGTCGTTGAACTGTGCAATCAGCAAGGCTAACCTGACGCCAGAAGCCACCTTGAAATCAGCGCTGTTGATCGATGTGAAAGGGGTCTTGATGGCAGTGTATCCGTACCCAGCGGAACTCAATGTTGACGCGATCAACCAGCTGCTGGGGCGCAACCTGCAACCTCTTACACAGGAGCAGTCCGATAAGCTGTTTACAGACTGTGAGGCTGGCGCACACCCGCCGATTGGCGCGGCATATGGCATCTCCACGATTATTGATGATTCGCTACTCGAACAGGATTTGTTTTATCTCCAGAGCGGTTGTAATACCACAATGCTGCAAATGGATGGTCGAGCGTTTAGGCTCTCTATTGCTGGTGCGAGCAAAGGAAAGATCGCTACATGGAAACAAGGGGCTGATGGGGGGGCATTTATTAATAATGGTGACCTGTCTATTGATGATGTCGCCAAGAAGTTAGAGAAACTCTATCGCCTTCCGCCAATGCCTGCTATTGCGGTAAAAATACTGCATTTGGTGACCGACCCTGATTCGTCAGTCGGGGAGCTGGCAGAGGTGATTGAGTGTGACCCAAGTCTGGCGGCGCAAATTATGCGCTATTCACGTTCAGCGCTGTTTAACTATCAGGGCGATATTCGAAGCGTACAAGACGCGGTTAATATAGTACTTGGGTTTGAGCGCGTTGCTCACATCGCCATGGGGGTTGCTGCGTCAAAGGCATTTAATATACCTAATGAAGGCCCGCTGGGCCTCGATGCTTTCTGGAAGCACACACTATATAGCGCAACACTATGCCAGCATATCGCTCAAAAACTTCCTGCTGAGGTGGGGGTTGATCCTGGTCTTGCATATTTGGTTGGTCTTTTGCACAACTTTGGTTTACTGCTGGTGGGACACTTGTTTCCACCGGAATTCTGTATGCTGAACAAATTGAGAGATGCTAACCCTGAGCAATCGATGGCAACGATTGAGAAACAGGTTTTTGGCATGGGTGGTGCGCAGGATCTAATTGCTCTCGGGCATGGCACCATCGGTGGAATTTTGTTGAGAATGTGGAACTTGCCTGAAGAAGTAGTTAAATCGGCCGCAATGCATCAGGTTATTGGCTATGAGGGTGATTGCCAAAGCTATGTTCAGTTAGTTCAGCTGGCCAATTGTTTACTAAAGCCTCATGGCATTGGTGATGAGTTAAATGAACAAGATCCTGCGCCGTTAATTGAGGCACTTGGTTTAACCGCTGAACGCACACAGGAAATATCTGATGCTGCACTGGCTCGCTGTGGTGATCTGGATGCAATGGCCGCAGAGATGGCGGCCTGA
- the adk gene encoding adenylate kinase, with protein sequence MRVILLGAPGAGKGTQAQFISEKYGIPQISTGDMLRAAVKAGTPLGLKVKEVMSSGGLVSDETIIALIQERIQDQDCANGFLFDGFPRTIPQAEALKSNGITIDSVVEINVDDEEIIGRLSGRRVHEASGRVYHIKYNAPKVEGKDDETGEPLIQREDDTEATVRKRLDVYHAQTAPLVEYYQGWAKEDPENAPVYVAVQGVGTVEDIRDKVFAGLEG encoded by the coding sequence ATGCGAGTTATTTTATTAGGCGCACCTGGCGCAGGTAAGGGCACACAGGCTCAGTTCATCTCTGAAAAGTATGGTATTCCTCAAATCTCAACCGGAGACATGTTGCGTGCCGCCGTTAAAGCGGGTACGCCACTGGGGCTTAAAGTTAAAGAAGTGATGTCATCGGGCGGCCTGGTTTCTGATGAAACGATCATTGCGCTGATTCAGGAGCGAATTCAAGATCAGGATTGTGCAAACGGTTTCCTGTTTGATGGATTCCCAAGAACAATCCCGCAAGCTGAAGCGCTTAAAAGCAATGGGATAACAATTGATTCAGTTGTTGAAATTAATGTTGATGACGAAGAAATTATTGGTCGTCTAAGTGGTCGTCGTGTACATGAGGCGAGCGGTCGAGTTTATCATATTAAATACAATGCCCCTAAGGTAGAGGGCAAAGATGATGAAACCGGCGAACCATTGATCCAGCGTGAAGACGACACCGAAGCAACAGTCCGTAAGCGTTTGGATGTATATCATGCCCAAACAGCGCCGTTGGTTGAGTACTATCAAGGCTGGGCTAAGGAAGACCCTGAAAATGCACCTGTTTATGTTGCGGTTCAAGGTGTCGGTACGGTAGAAGATATCCGTGATAAGGTATTCGCAGGGTTGGAAGGCTAA
- the tsaB gene encoding tRNA (adenosine(37)-N6)-threonylcarbamoyltransferase complex dimerization subunit type 1 TsaB has translation MACILALDTSSEGCSAALIKEGDVTSIYEVVPRDHTRKIIPMIQQVLKESDTQADQLDAIAFGRGPGSFTGLRIAAGVTQGLAYGLGIKVIPVSTLEAMALEAYMTDGSQKVAVAVDARMDEVYWGAFEITDNNAIALQPECVCAPEQVMLPDDQSSEELYSGIGSGWAFGEQMPEQVQNRVSVQNEGAIAKAEYIARIADKIFTVSNGCSSKIVPPEQAIPVYLRDTVTWKKLPGRE, from the coding sequence ATGGCTTGTATACTCGCGCTTGATACTTCATCAGAAGGCTGCTCAGCAGCACTTATAAAAGAGGGTGATGTAACCAGTATCTATGAGGTTGTGCCACGAGACCATACGCGCAAAATCATCCCAATGATTCAACAGGTGCTTAAGGAGAGCGATACTCAGGCAGATCAGCTTGATGCGATTGCCTTTGGCCGCGGACCTGGTTCGTTTACCGGGCTGCGTATTGCCGCGGGTGTTACTCAGGGCTTGGCGTACGGGCTCGGCATCAAGGTAATTCCGGTATCGACGCTTGAAGCGATGGCGCTGGAAGCATACATGACTGATGGTAGTCAGAAGGTGGCCGTTGCAGTTGATGCGCGTATGGATGAGGTGTACTGGGGGGCGTTCGAAATTACCGATAATAATGCCATTGCTCTTCAGCCTGAATGCGTATGTGCGCCAGAGCAGGTAATGTTGCCCGATGATCAAAGTAGCGAAGAGTTATATTCGGGTATTGGTAGTGGTTGGGCATTTGGTGAGCAAATGCCGGAACAGGTTCAGAATAGAGTTTCTGTGCAGAATGAAGGGGCAATAGCCAAAGCAGAGTATATTGCCAGAATTGCTGACAAGATATTCACCGTTTCAAATGGATGCTCAAGTAAAATTGTGCCGCCTGAACAAGCGATACCTGTGTATTTGCGTGATACGGTTACCTGGAAAAAGCTTCCCGGAAGGGAGTGA
- a CDS encoding undecaprenyl-diphosphate phosphatase, giving the protein MDWFQTLALALIQGLTEFLPVSSSAHLILPSQVLGWADQGLAFDVAVHVGTLLAVVLYFRKDVIGLTVSWGDSVLRKKHSDESRLAWLIILATIPAGVAGLLLDDFIEENLRSAAVIATTTVLFGLLLWWSDFNGSRERTLNAISWKDALIIGFSQALALIPGTSRSGITMTAALLIGFSRDAAARYSFLLSIPLIAAAGMLKGLELVQTGTDAQWTMVAVGTIAAFFSAYACIHLFLSFLERIGFTPFVIYRLLLGAVLGLYLIL; this is encoded by the coding sequence ATGGATTGGTTTCAAACCTTAGCGCTGGCATTAATTCAAGGATTAACTGAGTTTTTACCGGTTTCAAGTTCTGCCCACTTAATATTGCCGTCGCAGGTTTTAGGTTGGGCTGACCAGGGGCTGGCATTTGATGTGGCGGTACACGTGGGCACGCTGCTTGCGGTGGTCTTATACTTTCGAAAAGATGTTATTGGCCTTACGGTGTCGTGGGGGGATAGTGTTTTAAGGAAAAAACACAGTGATGAGAGCCGTTTGGCCTGGTTAATTATCCTTGCGACGATTCCGGCAGGAGTTGCCGGACTATTGCTAGATGACTTTATTGAAGAAAACTTGCGCTCTGCGGCTGTTATCGCTACAACCACAGTGCTGTTTGGACTGTTGCTTTGGTGGTCTGACTTTAATGGTAGCCGCGAACGCACGCTAAACGCGATTAGTTGGAAAGATGCGTTAATTATTGGCTTTTCTCAGGCTTTGGCTCTAATACCCGGAACCTCACGCTCAGGAATTACCATGACGGCGGCGCTACTGATTGGTTTTAGTCGTGATGCGGCAGCCCGGTATTCGTTTTTATTATCGATTCCTCTTATTGCCGCTGCGGGTATGTTAAAGGGACTGGAGCTAGTTCAAACAGGTACTGATGCCCAATGGACGATGGTCGCTGTAGGGACGATTGCTGCATTTTTTAGTGCTTATGCGTGTATTCATCTATTCTTAAGCTTTCTTGAACGAATTGGTTTTACACCTTTTGTCATTTACCGCCTTTTACTTGGGGCTGTTTTAGGGTTATATTTAATTTTGTGA
- a CDS encoding class I SAM-dependent methyltransferase, giving the protein MNQVDLKELLAVSVSPEGDPVAASNFAQRLGLVLLNDVIPSKERRYPLLMMYDRHGPSLVETGKVAPGPVTADFVSGKVDHRRKFGGGKGQLIAKAVGLKSGITPEVVDATAGLGRDAFVLASLGCRVTLLERSPVVAELLASGLERACLFDDVAPVVSRMTLTNSDSIEWLSSQNDVVADVVYLDPMFPQRDKSSLVKKEMRLFKPLVGGDLDAPALLKAALDKARYRVVVKRPRKAPEIEGVNPTFRLEGKSSRYDIYTLKSMEGLKGAGSNNDLG; this is encoded by the coding sequence ATGAATCAAGTTGACCTGAAAGAGTTGCTGGCTGTATCTGTTAGTCCAGAGGGAGACCCTGTTGCGGCCTCCAACTTCGCCCAACGTTTAGGGTTAGTTTTGCTCAATGATGTCATTCCGTCCAAAGAGCGTCGCTACCCCCTTCTAATGATGTATGACAGGCACGGGCCTTCACTGGTTGAAACTGGTAAAGTCGCGCCGGGTCCGGTAACCGCAGACTTTGTGTCAGGTAAAGTCGATCATCGGAGAAAGTTTGGTGGCGGCAAAGGTCAACTTATCGCTAAAGCGGTGGGTCTTAAGTCGGGTATAACGCCCGAGGTTGTCGATGCCACGGCAGGGTTGGGGCGAGATGCGTTTGTTTTAGCAAGCCTTGGGTGCAGGGTCACGCTGCTTGAGCGCTCACCTGTGGTGGCTGAGCTATTAGCATCGGGGCTTGAGCGGGCCTGTTTGTTTGATGATGTTGCGCCAGTCGTATCTAGAATGACCTTAACCAACAGCGACAGTATTGAGTGGCTTTCGTCCCAGAATGACGTTGTGGCTGATGTGGTTTATCTTGACCCTATGTTTCCCCAGCGGGATAAGTCTTCACTGGTGAAAAAAGAAATGCGTTTGTTTAAACCGCTGGTAGGTGGTGACCTGGACGCCCCTGCGTTATTAAAGGCGGCCTTGGATAAAGCACGTTATCGTGTGGTGGTGAAGCGACCCAGAAAGGCGCCTGAAATAGAAGGCGTTAACCCGACGTTTCGGTTAGAAGGTAAAAGTAGCCGATACGATATTTATACATTGAAATCGATGGAGGGTCTAAAAGGGGCGGGCAGTAATAACGATTTGGGCTGA
- the plsB gene encoding glycerol-3-phosphate 1-O-acyltransferase PlsB — protein sequence MSHFLGLSSFFFTILRRMLFFWVKTEVVGNEKEFLQLDPDKPVCYVLQYSSFSSRLVLEQECLAAGLPSSQAPLPVGNKGIRRSFFFLYSRQGQWFRKRQSPTVTQRLKQMVHQAAENPELDVQVVPVSLLWGREPEKQKSIFKMLWSDNWSVAGRLQKFLIILLHGRRTFVQFSKPISLQSIINETKDATSGDEENNKEIATRKLARILRVHFRRTRQAILGPDLSHRRTLVQSLIHSTVVKDVIRETAKEEGIAPEKVKARAIKYGDEIASNLSMTVIRFLSRTLSWVWNKIYNGINVRNVETVQKIAQENAVVYVPCHRSHIDYLLLSYVLYKHGVMVPHIAAGINLNMPVVGPLLRRGGAFFMRRSFKDNKLYAAIFNEYLYQMFSKGYSVEYFVEGGRSRTGRMLQPRPGMIAMTVRSYLRNSSKPIAFVPVYVGYEKVLEGRTYLGELRGKKKEKESVFGLFKSLSNLRKSFGKVNVNFGDPIYLSNFLDQKQPHWKDQAYDSEYRPKWLNGVVDDLANEITTRINDASSINPINMTGLILLSTAKQSMDEKILASQMDTFCNLLKQMPYSPYMSYPDGCGKDWLQYAEDMGLVSRQKQSLGDIITLEGNNATLMTYYRNNILHLYAIPALIASLFQNNPMMKRERVVFLIDSIYPYIKAELFIHWSREEIPAVIEQWIDILTSNDLLHVEGDSLCRPSTGSANFVLLSVLARFIIQTIERYYISIAVLRNHGSGVMNAAELEEQSTQMAQRMSILYGLNAPEFFDKTLFRNFITNLKENDIITEDEEGKLVYTEKLGGVVEDAKLVLNAEMRQGVLQVTTLS from the coding sequence ATGAGCCACTTTTTAGGATTAAGCTCCTTTTTCTTCACTATTTTGAGAAGAATGCTATTTTTCTGGGTTAAAACCGAAGTTGTCGGTAACGAAAAGGAGTTTTTACAACTCGATCCAGACAAACCAGTTTGCTATGTTTTGCAATACAGTTCGTTCTCCAGCCGACTGGTACTTGAACAAGAGTGTCTCGCAGCAGGGCTGCCATCATCTCAGGCTCCACTCCCTGTAGGAAATAAGGGCATCAGGCGTTCATTTTTCTTTCTTTATTCTCGTCAGGGGCAGTGGTTCAGAAAGCGTCAATCCCCCACTGTGACTCAACGCCTCAAACAGATGGTTCATCAAGCGGCCGAAAACCCTGAGCTCGATGTCCAGGTGGTGCCTGTATCCCTGCTATGGGGGCGTGAGCCTGAAAAGCAGAAGTCTATATTTAAAATGCTATGGTCTGATAACTGGTCTGTTGCAGGCCGATTACAGAAGTTCCTGATTATTCTCCTCCATGGCCGACGAACGTTCGTACAATTCAGCAAGCCGATATCCCTGCAATCAATTATCAATGAAACTAAAGATGCTACATCAGGCGATGAGGAGAACAATAAAGAAATAGCGACACGAAAACTCGCCAGGATATTACGTGTGCATTTCCGTCGCACACGGCAAGCTATTTTGGGGCCAGACCTTTCCCACCGCCGTACACTGGTTCAGTCGCTTATTCATAGCACGGTTGTTAAAGATGTTATTCGCGAAACTGCCAAAGAGGAAGGCATCGCGCCTGAAAAAGTTAAAGCACGAGCAATTAAGTATGGCGATGAAATAGCCTCTAACCTATCGATGACCGTTATTAGGTTTTTGTCAAGAACGCTTTCCTGGGTGTGGAACAAGATTTACAACGGCATCAATGTTCGAAATGTAGAAACGGTTCAGAAAATCGCACAGGAAAACGCCGTGGTTTACGTTCCCTGCCACCGTAGCCACATCGACTACCTGTTGCTCTCGTATGTGTTATACAAGCATGGCGTCATGGTGCCTCACATAGCCGCAGGTATTAATCTCAACATGCCAGTCGTCGGCCCACTGTTGCGCCGCGGTGGCGCGTTCTTCATGCGCCGCAGCTTCAAAGACAACAAACTCTATGCGGCAATCTTTAACGAATACCTTTACCAGATGTTTTCAAAGGGCTATTCGGTTGAATACTTTGTAGAAGGCGGCAGAAGTCGAACCGGACGAATGTTGCAACCTCGCCCTGGCATGATTGCAATGACCGTGCGAAGCTACTTGCGAAACAGCAGCAAACCAATTGCATTTGTGCCGGTTTATGTGGGCTATGAGAAAGTCCTCGAAGGGCGCACCTATCTGGGTGAACTTAGAGGCAAGAAGAAAGAGAAAGAGTCTGTTTTTGGCCTGTTTAAATCACTATCCAATCTGAGAAAGTCGTTCGGCAAGGTTAACGTTAATTTCGGTGACCCAATCTACCTGAGCAATTTTCTTGACCAGAAGCAGCCGCACTGGAAAGATCAGGCGTACGACTCGGAGTACCGCCCTAAATGGTTAAACGGCGTCGTTGACGACCTTGCCAATGAAATTACCACCCGAATTAATGACGCATCATCAATCAACCCAATCAACATGACCGGTTTGATACTGTTATCAACCGCCAAGCAGTCGATGGACGAGAAGATTCTGGCAAGCCAGATGGACACCTTCTGCAACCTGCTAAAGCAGATGCCATATAGCCCCTACATGTCTTACCCAGATGGCTGCGGCAAAGACTGGTTACAGTATGCAGAAGACATGGGGTTGGTTTCACGGCAAAAGCAAAGCCTGGGCGACATTATTACACTCGAAGGTAATAACGCCACATTAATGACGTATTACCGAAACAATATTCTTCACCTTTATGCCATACCGGCCCTTATCGCCAGCCTTTTCCAGAACAATCCAATGATGAAGAGAGAACGAGTCGTCTTTCTTATTGACTCTATTTATCCTTACATCAAGGCTGAACTGTTTATTCATTGGAGCAGAGAAGAGATCCCAGCAGTCATTGAACAGTGGATAGATATATTAACGAGCAACGATTTACTGCACGTTGAAGGCGACAGTCTCTGCCGACCAAGCACCGGTTCCGCTAATTTTGTCCTGCTTAGCGTATTAGCCCGATTTATAATCCAGACCATTGAACGCTACTACATCAGTATTGCTGTATTACGTAATCATGGTTCAGGTGTTATGAATGCGGCAGAACTCGAAGAGCAAAGCACACAGATGGCGCAGCGAATGTCAATTCTGTACGGGCTTAACGCGCCTGAGTTTTTTGACAAAACGCTATTCCGTAACTTCATCACAAACCTAAAAGAAAACGATATCATTACAGAAGATGAAGAAGGGAAACTGGTGTACACCGAGAAACTGGGCGGCGTTGTGGAAGACGCCAAGCTTGTGCTCAACGCAGAAATGAGACAGGGTGTATTACAGGTCACGACACTCAGCTAA
- a CDS encoding ABC transporter ATP-binding protein, with protein sequence MIQISELTRKFGPFTAVNGVSFEVKPGEVLGFLGPNGAGKSTTMKMITGFLAPTSGRVMVMGQDVATNPMKAQQQMGYLPEGAPSYGDMTVQNFLRFIGKVRGYSGDELEQRINRVVDQVALTDVLNQRIETLSKGFKRRVGIAQAIVHDPQVLILDEPTDGLDPNQKHQVRELIRNLSKDKIVIISTHILEEVSAVCSRALILSSGSIVFDGTPDELAAKSKYHNAVSVKFTHPYDVKQKLESLVNVYRIDCDDETGLITIFPETGKSVLKQVNELIHSQDWEVEEFHVEKGRLDDVFRQVTVGEVA encoded by the coding sequence ATGATCCAAATTTCAGAGTTAACTCGAAAATTTGGCCCGTTTACTGCCGTGAACGGGGTCAGTTTTGAAGTAAAACCCGGCGAGGTTCTGGGCTTTCTGGGCCCAAACGGTGCGGGTAAGTCGACAACAATGAAGATGATTACAGGCTTTTTGGCACCCACTTCTGGTCGTGTCATGGTAATGGGGCAGGATGTTGCTACAAATCCGATGAAGGCCCAACAACAGATGGGATATCTGCCTGAAGGGGCGCCTTCCTATGGAGATATGACCGTTCAGAATTTTCTGAGGTTTATCGGCAAAGTCCGCGGGTATAGTGGTGATGAACTTGAGCAAAGAATTAACAGGGTTGTTGATCAGGTAGCGCTAACCGATGTGCTTAACCAACGTATTGAGACTTTGTCTAAGGGCTTTAAGCGCAGAGTTGGAATTGCGCAGGCGATCGTGCATGACCCGCAAGTGCTGATTCTCGATGAGCCTACCGATGGGCTGGATCCTAACCAGAAGCACCAGGTCAGAGAGCTGATCAGAAACCTGTCTAAAGATAAGATTGTTATTATTTCAACCCACATTCTCGAAGAAGTGAGTGCAGTGTGTAGTCGTGCACTTATTCTTTCATCGGGCTCAATTGTGTTTGATGGAACGCCAGATGAACTGGCTGCAAAGTCAAAGTACCATAACGCGGTGTCGGTAAAGTTCACGCACCCTTATGACGTTAAGCAAAAGCTTGAGTCACTGGTAAACGTCTATCGGATTGATTGCGATGATGAAACGGGCTTGATTACGATCTTCCCTGAAACGGGTAAGTCTGTTCTGAAACAGGTGAATGAACTTATTCATTCACAGGATTGGGAGGTAGAGGAGTTTCATGTTGAAAAAGGCAGGCTTGACGATGTATTCCGTCAGGTGACGGTAGGGGAGGTTGCGTAA
- a CDS encoding ABC transporter permease, which yields MGTSIIMRRELASYFTTPLAYIFIVIFLMMSGVFTFYLGRFFERGQADLISFFNFIPWLYLILVPAIAMRLWSEERKSGTIELLMTLPVTVVQAVLGKFLAAWLFIGVALLLTFPVWVTVNYLGEPDNGVILASYLGSWLMAGGFLAVGSCVSAATKSQVVAFIMTLVICFIFVAAGFPMVQDAFTEWAPLWVIDGISSLSFLTHFDAVARGVIDLRDLLYFLIMTVCWLVATTVVINIKKAD from the coding sequence ATGGGAACAAGCATTATTATGCGAAGGGAGTTAGCCAGCTATTTTACGACACCCTTGGCGTATATTTTTATCGTTATATTTTTGATGATGTCTGGCGTTTTTACCTTTTACTTAGGGCGTTTTTTTGAGCGTGGTCAGGCAGACTTAATTTCATTTTTCAACTTTATACCCTGGCTTTATTTGATACTGGTCCCCGCTATTGCGATGAGGCTGTGGTCTGAGGAGCGCAAGAGTGGCACGATTGAGTTACTCATGACACTCCCGGTCACTGTTGTTCAGGCAGTGCTGGGCAAATTTCTGGCCGCTTGGTTGTTTATTGGTGTTGCGTTGCTTTTGACATTTCCGGTTTGGGTTACCGTTAACTACCTGGGTGAGCCAGACAACGGGGTAATACTGGCCAGTTATCTGGGAAGCTGGTTAATGGCTGGTGGCTTTTTAGCTGTTGGTTCTTGTGTGTCAGCGGCGACGAAAAGCCAGGTTGTTGCTTTTATTATGACGTTGGTTATCTGTTTTATATTTGTCGCGGCAGGGTTTCCAATGGTTCAGGATGCATTTACCGAGTGGGCGCCTCTGTGGGTCATTGATGGTATATCCTCACTGAGCTTTCTAACCCACTTTGATGCGGTGGCCAGAGGTGTTATTGATCTTCGTGATCTGCTTTATTTTCTAATAATGACGGTTTGCTGGTTGGTCGCAACCACTGTAGTTATCAACATTAAAAAAGCGGATTAG
- a CDS encoding GldG family protein, giving the protein MKNIMYSKTGLVVIFAIFIVFSLLNARLFNGVRFDLTEGKLYTLTDETQKILQELETPLTLKLYFSEKATAELPGLRTYAHRIKELLEEYQSLAGDKLNISYVDPIPFSEEEDEASAAGLQGVPVGIRGDEIYFGLVGTNDTDSEEVISFFQPDKEQFVEYELTKLIYNLSNPELPVVGILSGININGGFNYMTQQRQPAWVVMQQMEDLFDVRPLAEDVDEIDPEVDILLLVHPKEFSQQTLFAIDQFVLKGGRTLVFVDPFAEADQPPSPMASASNRRSDLSLLLNKWGVKLQEEHIVGDFENSLVVNMGGGRNPVRHIGLLGLDASGFNVDDVVMAGLESINLSSVGILETVDGATTKVTPLIRSSAEAQPIVAERLNSLQNPEALMESFAPTGEEYVLAARIMGKASSAFPEGVEIEETQEVAEEPEAESAEPVTVKRLLVPEVVESSNINVIVVADTDILTDRLWVQVQQFFGQRVVSPWADNAGFLVNALDNLAGNADLINIRSRGRFSRPFTKVEALRRSAEEQFLAQQQVLQEQLEETEAKLLELEQMRGDADSAILSEEQELELTRFQDEKIKIRKELRDVQHQLDRDIESLGTELKMINIFLVPLLLTLLLVLMKFIRRRVA; this is encoded by the coding sequence ATGAAAAATATAATGTATTCGAAAACAGGCCTGGTAGTTATTTTTGCTATCTTTATTGTTTTTTCGTTGTTAAATGCCCGTCTATTTAACGGTGTTCGCTTTGACCTGACCGAAGGGAAGCTTTATACGTTAACAGATGAGACACAAAAAATATTACAAGAGCTTGAAACACCGCTCACGCTAAAGCTGTACTTCTCCGAGAAGGCAACCGCAGAGTTGCCGGGGTTACGAACCTATGCTCATAGAATCAAGGAGCTGCTTGAAGAATATCAGTCACTGGCGGGTGATAAGCTAAATATTTCCTATGTTGACCCTATTCCATTCTCAGAGGAAGAAGATGAAGCCTCGGCTGCCGGTCTCCAGGGCGTTCCTGTTGGTATTCGAGGGGACGAAATATACTTTGGACTGGTCGGTACAAACGACACTGATAGTGAGGAGGTCATTAGCTTTTTTCAGCCTGACAAAGAGCAGTTTGTGGAATATGAACTGACCAAGCTGATCTATAACCTGTCCAACCCGGAGCTGCCGGTTGTAGGGATTCTTAGTGGTATCAATATTAATGGTGGCTTTAATTATATGACTCAGCAGCGTCAGCCAGCCTGGGTGGTGATGCAACAGATGGAAGACCTGTTTGATGTTAGACCTCTGGCTGAGGATGTAGACGAAATAGACCCTGAAGTTGATATTCTGTTGCTGGTTCATCCTAAAGAATTTTCTCAGCAGACTCTTTTTGCTATTGACCAGTTTGTGTTGAAGGGGGGGCGAACTCTGGTGTTTGTTGACCCATTCGCGGAAGCCGATCAACCTCCTTCGCCAATGGCTTCGGCCTCAAATCGTCGTTCGGATTTATCCTTATTGCTGAATAAATGGGGTGTTAAACTTCAGGAAGAGCATATCGTAGGCGACTTTGAGAACTCTCTGGTGGTCAATATGGGAGGAGGGCGAAACCCTGTTCGGCACATTGGTTTATTGGGGCTCGATGCATCTGGGTTCAACGTCGATGATGTGGTAATGGCAGGGCTTGAAAGTATTAATCTGTCTTCAGTGGGCATACTAGAGACCGTAGATGGCGCAACCACTAAAGTTACTCCGCTTATACGGTCGAGTGCCGAGGCGCAGCCGATAGTGGCTGAACGTTTAAACTCCCTTCAAAATCCAGAGGCATTAATGGAGTCGTTTGCGCCGACAGGAGAAGAGTATGTATTGGCTGCTCGAATCATGGGTAAAGCCAGTTCAGCCTTCCCGGAAGGGGTGGAAATTGAAGAGACACAAGAGGTGGCGGAGGAGCCTGAAGCAGAAAGCGCTGAGCCAGTGACGGTTAAACGTTTGCTGGTTCCCGAGGTGGTTGAAAGCAGCAATATTAACGTTATTGTTGTAGCCGATACTGATATCTTAACGGATCGTTTGTGGGTTCAAGTTCAGCAGTTTTTTGGCCAGAGGGTGGTTTCCCCCTGGGCTGATAATGCTGGATTTTTGGTGAATGCACTGGACAACCTCGCTGGCAATGCTGACTTGATTAATATTCGTAGTCGTGGTCGTTTTTCCAGACCATTTACTAAGGTAGAAGCGTTACGTAGAAGTGCGGAAGAGCAGTTTTTGGCTCAGCAACAAGTTTTACAGGAGCAGCTGGAAGAAACGGAAGCCAAGCTTCTTGAATTGGAGCAGATGCGCGGTGATGCAGACAGTGCAATACTGTCTGAAGAGCAGGAGTTGGAACTGACTCGTTTTCAAGATGAAAAAATCAAAATCAGAAAAGAGTTAAGAGATGTTCAGCACCAGTTGGACAGGGATATTGAGTCCCTGGGTACTGAGTTGAAAATGATTAATATCTTTCTCGTTCCTCTACTACTGACATTGCTGCTGGTTCTAATGAAGTTTATTAGACGGCGTGTCGCTTAG